tgacttctgataaattaccagattctccttccaaatttccttgtattcagttgtgaatgacttggagaatttgaaattgcatcaaaagtcacttaaggccttattccacacaccccttcaattattattggttcttgaaatccatttttcaaaatgaaacttcttacttgttcaagatgatcattactatcgcccatttttggttatgagtgatctgtcaaattccctatattcctgaagatcatgtgttttttatcataattttgaaattcatgtgagtaatcaaatgaatcagaaatacaagatttggcctcattacttgtttttcactttctgtgggttcaccaagtgtcacccaagaacatattactatcaataattaaaggctgaaatgctttgtcgaaatcatcattactctcactactgtcatatgctggagtcaagcttttaatcaattcttgaaaggatttactttttgattccttgaaaacaaagctttcaccagttttgccaaagttaatgtcatctgtgtcataactTAGTTcagttttcccaactttttgttttttgctgggtacctcgctagtgtgtattaggtgttaaatcaattcacttgaaggttttcatttcttcaaggtattctcaatctgtgtttttctgtgtttttattaaattgatcatagcaccatctattaaagttataggtacacatgtggcttgctcatgttttctggagtgttccctctctttagcctcagtataagtttcagtgctacaatctgatgttataggcactgtcattgtactgttgcagcaattttgaaagttttgaaaggccagggaaaattaatgaaatcactgcaaagacaataaacaagcagaatagccattacaacctccacgatataatgattgtgaggacttaaaggccaagctatgtcaaaatataaatcaaacagcaaaaagcccatttaataccaaatatatatataatcccatatttttatttgtcatgttttcttcttactataattattaaactaaataatgtacttcttatatcccctctcacttaatactttttcttcttaatattacttaaattattccttctttttaaactaaatgctcactatatactttttcacttaattaattatttgttttgttttgtattttttgctttgttttttgtatttttccaatgcttttaaattacactaaattaattgataaatttaaacaaaaaagaaaaatctctttttgaaaaccaagcccactcagatactaacaataagcaacaacaatttccagacaaaatttattcacaaaaagccacaagtcaatatggggaaaaaaggcaataaacacagtaaaagtgtcaacaacagatgacttataggcagcaaggcaagcaaattattttgaccgacagagggacaaaccaacaaactctaagcacaagcagtcaacagacaaggaaggaaaatttgaaacagtagcaatgtaaaagccaggaaaatttaccccaaacagtcaagaagacaacgcaatttacagcactgcactgacaaaaatgaattcaaaaaaggcaaaaaatttaggcacaaacagacaactaacaaacaaaatgtaaatgcagaacaaaatttaagacacagacaataaaaaaaatccaataaaattttgcggcaagcagtcgaagagggcagaaaatgtaaacgcagaccctgtaggagtctcaccaaaccatgaaaatcgaaacgaaaatgattcaaaacagtatcttcacctctaaaaggattgatgagcaaaatggctcactacatcaacacaaatcaacttttgttgtaatctactattatcaaggatttaaacctccttttttgaggctgattttgcgagaatttaaaggaaaaaaccgcggtcgatttgggtggactacactagtccggagttcaaaatggcgccaacgccactcacccgaagcgaatttcaataaaatttacgacaaacccgcgtacaaaacaaaaaaatgctgttacagacacacaatatatacaataaagcgtacacacctactacaaattactaaataaccagtgaataaaagccagtatttgtcctttctttgttctacatcaatggcttcttcacgctaaactaaccaagccaagctaagctttgacctgttgctatgtgacgtcacactggtagtgatgagttgagcgtgggcgaataggggaaaacaatagagacgctccctccctcctgcaTCCAATAACTGTTTATTAGtacggttttctgttttacGGTTTTCTGTCGTACTACGAAAAGgaagaccgggtcttaggtcttcgttttcgtaggttttcgttttcgtaacacccACTGGAAACCAACGAGCGAGGTTTATTGTCAAAAGCAACTGAAACTACAGCGGACTTTTCACGTGCTGTACTTGACCAGTATACACGACCATGACCACACCGGGCATGAAATTTAATATGGCGGCCAGTGGAAATAAATTCTGTGGGGTTTTGAAGAGATCTCTCTCAGACACTGCAGAAGCTCTCCTCTTTAGTGGTGAGAATCATCGTTCAACTATTCTGAAGGGTCTCTTCTTCGCGTTGTACGAAGATGGTAAATACCCCGATATCAGCCTAAAAATTGGCCCAGAACGAACGCTGAGAGCTCATCGTGCTGTTCTGGCTTCGTTCAGTCCTTATTTTGAAGCTCTTCTCGGAGATAACTGGAAAGAGGGAAACAAGGAAGAGATAGAGATTCTTGGCTTTGACGAAGGAGCCGTTAGTGATTTGATAGAATTCGCCTACACGGAAAAAATTAACATCGATAAGGACAATGCCCTAACTTTGCTTGAAGCTGCAAACTACTTGGGAATTGAGTCTGTGAAGGAATCGTGTGGAAATTTCTTAGAGCAAGTAGTCGACGCTAAGAGTTGTTTGGGCATTTTACGGTTAGCCGATATGTTTGCCATGTACGAACTGAGCAGTTTGGCTAAAAAGTACGCGTTGAGGCATTATACCGATGTGTGCAAAGAAGATGAATTTTTGTGTCTTCCCGTAAATCTTCTGACAGATCTGCTTTCAGAAGAAAGGTTGTGTGTTGTTGTCGAAGATATGGTCCCTtgtgaagaagaaagagagaagACTGTGTTGGAATCTGTGTTGCAGTATGTAGAACATGATGTGGAAAATCGCAAGACCCATCTTGCCCAGCTGCTTGGTCTTGTCAGGCTGCCAACGTTATCAGCAGAATACCTTGCAGAGGTTAGTAGGAATAAACTTTTAGAAGAAAGTGAATTTCAGGACATACTGGAGAGAGCCAAAAACTTCAAACTGCATCCTCCAAAGAAAGGTACTTCTGTTGTAATATGGGCGGCACCAAGGAGATTTGCTAGGAATATATTTTGTTCCTATTTCAACAGATTCCAGGTACCAACTTCtgtagaaaaaagaaagaaagagaaagaggaaTCTGTGTTGCAGTTTGTAAAGTATGATGTGGAAAATGGAAAGACTCATCTTGCCCATCTGCTTCGTCTTGTCAGACCGGCAACATTATCAGTCGAATACCTTGCAGAGGTAAGTTGGAATAAGCTTTTAGAAAGTGAATTGGGGGAATTACTGGAAAAAGTCAAAACGTTCAAATTGCATCCTCCAGAGAAAGATACCCCTGATGAAAAATGGGCGACGCCAAGGAAATTCGCTGAGCATGTCTTCATGTGGGGCCATTGCTATGCCAATGGATTCCGGGTAGGAACTGGTACTATTGAAGATTGTATAGATGGAATGTTTGAAGATTTGAAAAATGGTTGCTACGTGACTGGAATGGAGCTTTGGATCCGAAAGTGGAAAGGAAAAGATGTTCTAGGTGACCTAAAGGTTTATTACAACAACGGAAAGGCGACGGTTTTTGGCCAGGACTGTGGAGGCATCTATGGAAAAACGGCTCGCGGTTACCATGTGCatcatgaatttcatttggaGGAAAATGAGAGGATTGTGAAAGCTGAAGTCCAGTCTAACTATATCATGATTGATCGCCTTACTTTTTACACAAACAAGAAAGACAAGGATGGAAAACCAAAACGCTATGGCCCTTACGGGGGAAATGGTGGTTCATTTAGCGCTGAGTCTGCTCCTAAATTGTTTGGCTATCTCTGTGGAGTGTCTGGTGCTGTGGTAAAGTCACATGGGAAGGTAGGCATCACTCGTCTGCAATTTGTGTGGCGACTCTATGTTCTTCCTGGAGAGTATGTTCCATTTAAGTATCCCTGCAGAGAGGGTCTAGTTTATAATGGGGAAAATTATGAGTATGAACAAATCATTTGGTAGTTACTTTATTCATTTAAAAACGGTGCTGACCGTTACCTGACCGTTACCCGTGACTTTTCAAGTAGTAAGTATCATCTGTTACTGTAactcaacatttttgttttacttaccATTTTAAGAGTTTGAGGTTCTAAGGTGActacttttattattttaaatttgcggTATTATCATGGCAAACTAATCAAGTCAACACTTATTCTGCAACAGTTTTctgaagtaataataataataataataattatttaaaggaATCCCTGTTTTTCATCAATTCTTTGCAAATATGAAGATCATGAAACAATGTTTCCATTAAGGCCTGAAGACTTAATTGCTCAATAATTACTATTGCATTGCTCATTGTACATTGTGCATTGCTCATTGTTTAAAATAAGCTGACATCCTACCCTTGAAGCATTGCTGGGCTCAATGTTGTGCAAAAGCAactaatttttttggttttgcaacCATGGTAGTtcgctttctaaaagaaaaagcaataaatGTGAGgaagtttagtttagttttttttgcttcagaatttcctaaatttcttaCCTAGATTTACATGGAAATCACAACATGGGCAGATGACATTTTATAGGTGTTAGCAAATGCAGGTGGATATTCCAGTTTCCTGTAAATCATGCTTGTGACTTAAATAATTAGTAGCCatgttataattatttctcttgttttctcCCTCTTCTTTTGTTGTCTTAACAGGGATGCACAAGGATTGACATCCTAACTAATTTTTTTAGTATGACATCCTaactaatttttcttttttcaataataatgtTCCTTAATTGAAAAAGGTCGTCAGGGTTGGGCGAGGGTTAGGGTTGGCcagcaacagtccttctcaggactccaatcacccaagtgatctttttcaatccagGTATGTTTCTCCTAGGTTAAAACCATTTTCGTAGTAATAAGAttgtcatgaaaaacgttttttcTGAAGCATTAGCTAAAATCCGGGATccatatttttccattttgcaTCTTCAATTTTGCCTCTAGTTGCTAAAATGCGACCTCCCAGTTTGCTTAATTTTGAGCCCTGCATTGTATTCGTAtcattgatcctatgaaaattAGCCTGGATAATCATGGATTGACTGAAaattttgttgctgttattgttgtattttttaattgtttttttttttctttttgaggaaTGCTCAATTAAGTCATTCACAATGACacatgtttgcttttgtttcaagAGCATTATTGTTAATAATGTTCCCTTCATGTTTAAACCTGTTACTGTTGGACTCAGAGGAAACTGCAAGGTTCATACTTTCATATATAGTTCTATCATTATGTAAAGTACTTGGTGCTTTGTTTCACTGTATTAAAGTTGTCATATTGCAGTGACTTTCATAATTCTGAAAAGTCACTCTCCGTAATATTAGATATTAGGTAGTTTAAGCAGCCACGGCAGTTTTAgcagataaaacgtcacttaaagATGGACATTTTCGAAATGGtgagtgttttgcgattattgcttaAATTCTATTTTGGTGACAAATTACGCTAGAGCTGGAAGGCCATATAATTAAATACGAggaaggaaagatttactgttgggtGTTCATGTTGTCCTTAAAagcttaaatttggaaatttcacattgtcatttggcagactgtCAAAGACTTCAACTATGAAGCATGTATGCACGATTAATTCTCCTCATTTAtgcaatcagatcattgtttaaTTCTGGCATTGTCATTGCCATTGCTGTTGTCGTTGCTTTAACTCCCTATTAATAGTGTAAGGCATACTGCATATTAGCAGCTTCCATCAATCACACATCGTTCCTCTAGTTGCCATGACTCCACCCTTAGGACTTATGTTATTTAAAGTTTGGCAGCATTTAGTAAGACTGCTGTGAAGTAAAATGTGAAACGTGTAGATGTAATTAGCTGTGAACTAGTCCCCAATGAAGTGCCAAAGTGCAGGTTAGCTGTTGAGGCTTGAGATTCTGTGGAATTATGAGAATAGGTAATTTTTGAATTAACTTCAGCCCCTTTTTCGAAGCAAGTGTATTGCGTTGCAAAGTCTTTATTATGAATGTCAGTTTCAGTCATGTTGAAACTTGCTAATTACCATTATAACAAAAACTTTGCACCTAGACCTGTTTGAGCAGAGGCTGACAGGAAGTTGGAAATGGTCGATTTGATACCATTAAGTCTCTAAACATTTGAATATTCTGCTGACACCTTGAGTGAGCCGAGTCCCATTCTCCCATGATTGTCTTGATTTTTATCTGTGATTTGTGGAGAGAGCAGCAAATCTACCCATTGGACAGATGAGGGTACTTGAGTCATTTGAAACTTAGATAGGTCAACAAATATTAATAGTTCTTCAAATCAATCAGTTTTttatagttttaattttttaaaagatCTATCTGTAAAAGGAAGGAAGTTTCTTTGAGCTTGAATTAAACAGGAACTCGGTCCGAAATGTGGATATCCTATATTCTGTGTGTGTTGTTTAGTAATTTAGTATCCAATCAATATTGCATGACGTAAACGTCGCGGGAACGGCAATAGTGACGTCATTGGAGACCGGGAAGAAGTGCTGCAAGTGTccaaagcactctggtacactTCGTTGTCGTTCTATTTAAATAACCACATTTGAAGTTTAGACGACACGGTGAACGAACTGGAGACTCTTCACCGCAGTTTATCTAGAGGCGTTCCATCGTGTCTTTTCTAGCGTGACATGATCGGTATCTTCCTATTTAATATATCATATGACtcacagggctcgaaataattttcggatagtctccggtcacgatgaccggccaaattcatttttgcacGGTCACctatcgtttctggccggtcaaatgtataattatgatgaattactcttaCATTACGCACGTGGCCGATTAACACATCGATAAACTTGCGaagagtgaaataattattgtaacgtTGCTATGAATTATAGTCCCTTTGTAGTTCACTGcttttgataatatttattccgcttaaggaattaatttatacacagggacaaatgtacaacttgaaaattacaaataaaagtggacatatttggtaattttgggACCGGAAGTGGTCTAATCCCGATGTCcgtttcgatgcgcgaattgtaaacaacggctctagttgcatgtcaccaggatttcatatcaagttccgcaatacatactcacagcgactcgataaataacaactgaaacaactgaacagcaggaaccttaaatttacttcattttcaatacgattgaattttgaccggtcaacatgaccggcaagacgaaagtttgaccggtcaaatccacaatcagtccggacattgtccgttgaccggccgttatttcgagccctgttcGAGAAACCAATACTATAGTAATTATTCCGACCAATTACAACAGGAGCAAACGGTgtgataaaccaatcagaattccttgtAGTGACCTGTCGCTTTCTCAAAGCgttggaaaaatcgcgcgtgctGAGGGAATCCGAAAGCGTTGCGATCGCAGTAATCGCGTGACTAGCGTGGCAAATTAACCTAGAGAACCACTGTCGTTGTCCCCATATCTCTACGGCTTAGCGATCATAGCCATGGGTTAAGAAGCATCGAAACTTAAACATTTCTGTGGTAGTTAAACTGGTTAGCAGAAACTCTGCAACTCGGGCCAGGCTACCTAGGCCCGTCGCTACGTCATTATGCATCAGTCagtagaccatattcgtattctcagtattggactggaactagcttgcaatggggGCTAATGCtgggaaatcttttcaatttgcaaatgatttttaatatattcccccgcattagcctccattgcaagctagttccagcccaatactgagaatacgagtATGGTCTATTCCAACTGCGCTTTCGCTAATTTTGCGCCACCCGGGGCTCGGGCATTAGCCAATCTCGGGAGCACCCCCGCGCTTTATATGACTAAAACATGAAGGATTTCCGTGGTCAAGATAAGCGCTTTGTGGAGGATTGGCTAATTCAGCAAGGACTGGAAAAAATCGTCGACGTTTTTAAAGGTatgttttctgaattttaatatGTACTTTAATCTCAAAAgcaaatttcaaagcaaatagcGAGAACGTGTATGAAGTGTCGCGTTTCGCAACAGGCTGCATTTTACTCATTGTTATTAAAAGTGGCGGTTTTTGGAGGTATTTTAAAAAGTTTCgcaaatttgaaatcaaggacTATGAATAAACATGAATAATTTAACACATAATactggagtttttttttttcttagaaaaCGTTTAAGATCTTTTCTATTATTGGACGTCGTTCTGAACTTATAGGAATTAAGGACTTGCCCATTCCAGCAGAATGGTTTCCTGGCAGACCCTCTTTCTAACTGTTTCCCTACCCTGTCGTCGATAAAACGAGGAGGGGGCCTGGTTGCGAAAACTGAGGAGACGAGTGTTCTGGACATAACGTTACAGATCTAACAGCGTACATTAATCTTTATTTTCATAGCAAAGCAGTACGATCCCAGCCACCAAGTCTGATTCTTCAGGACTACAACAAGAAGAATGGAAATTTCTCAGTCGGATCCCGATATCCAAAACCTGGCAAAGAAATGTCTTCAAGGTGCAGAATAAGTTAAGCTGTGGCTTGAATATCTCCATCAAGTTGAGGAAGACGGGAGAAAAGGTGCGGAAAAAGCCAGACTTTCTCGctcaaggagaaaaaaaaaatgatagatATTATAAGCAAGCCAAGTAAAGTTGTTTAACTGCGACACACGTCAACCGGAAGTGTTCTCTTTTCGCTTTTATATGCTTTAACGCTACCAAAATTGTTTCCCTGGGTGGCTTAACTGTGATACAGACGATTTGACCGAACGTTTGGGCGAAACCACTAACCAAGAATGCAAAACGTCTTTGGTTACGCTCCCTATCAATTTACCAAGAGAGAGGGTGGGGATCCATCTAAGTACACAGTATGCGTTTTACCGAAGGAAAGATTTCAAGAAAGCTCATGTTTgtttgtaaaaataataaagaatacAAAATTTGTCTGTGAAGTTTTTGGTATAAAGTTAGGAGCGATCTATTGCAGACGtacgaaaatgaaaattggCCTTAAAACTCTGAAAACGGCAGTAATCTATGATGTAATGAATAAATCTTGTTGCATGGTTGATTGCAACGGTCCCGGGTCGGGGCATTGTTGCGCTTTAACATAAGCTTACTACATTAAGTTTtgcgagaagaaaacatgatattTTGGTACGCACGTATTCAATTTTTCGTCACACGTATAATCTCTGccttcatgttcatgttttgatctgtttcacgtgagatcaactgatttcagcgtgtgcttcaatttattcagtttcagttctgataaaacgatTTAAGCACTTTAAaagccctagcaaacggcttcaacatttgtttcaacatcctttcgattttgttgaatggcaatg
The Acropora muricata isolate sample 2 chromosome 3, ASM3666990v1, whole genome shotgun sequence genome window above contains:
- the LOC136912066 gene encoding uncharacterized protein codes for the protein MTTPGMKFNMAASGNKFCGVLKRSLSDTAEALLFSGENHRSTILKGLFFALYEDGKYPDISLKIGPERTLRAHRAVLASFSPYFEALLGDNWKEGNKEEIEILGFDEGAVSDLIEFAYTEKINIDKDNALTLLEAANYLGIESVKESCGNFLEQVVDAKSCLGILRLADMFAMYELSSLAKKYALRHYTDVCKEDEFLCLPVNLLTDLLSEERLCVVVEDMVPCEEEREKTVLESVLQYVEHDVENRKTHLAQLLGLVRLPTLSAEYLAEVSRNKLLEESEFQDILERAKNFKLHPPKKGTSVVIWAAPRRFARNIFCSYFNRFQVPTSVEKRKKEKEESVLQFVKYDVENGKTHLAHLLRLVRPATLSVEYLAEVSWNKLLESELGELLEKVKTFKLHPPEKDTPDEKWATPRKFAEHVFMWGHCYANGFRVGTGTIEDCIDGMFEDLKNGCYVTGMELWIRKWKGKDVLGDLKVYYNNGKATVFGQDCGGIYGKTARGYHVHHEFHLEENERIVKAEVQSNYIMIDRLTFYTNKKDKDGKPKRYGPYGGNGGSFSAESAPKLFGYLCGVSGAVVKSHGKGCTRIDILTNFFSMTS